A window of Leptospira inadai serovar Lyme str. 10 genomic DNA:
ATCACGCGGATCTCGATCGTAGCGAAGGGCCTATCGAATTTATTTTTTGACCGGAATATCCTTGCCTTTGACAAAGCCCGGGCGTGCGCCTAATTTCTCCAACCAGTCCTTTATTTTAGGAAACTCATCGATGGAAATCTCGGCCCAAGAGTGCCCCGCAACCCAGGGCCAGGTCGCGATGTCTGCGATCGATATTTCCGTCCCGGCCAGAAATTCCGACTCGTGCAAACGGCGCTCCAACACCGCATATAGCCGCTTTGTCTCATTTTGGTATCTTTGGATCGCAAACGGAATTTTTTCCGGTGCCGATCTTAGAAAGAAATTGGCCTGACCTTGCATGGGACCGATGCCTCCCATCTGAAACATCAACCATTGTATAGCCACCGACCTTTCTTTCGGATCCTTGGACAGGAACTTCCCCGTCTTTTCGGCAAGATAAATAAGTATCGCTCCGGATTCGAAAACTACAAAATCACCGTTATCACGATCGACAATCGTAGGAATTCTTCCGTTTGGATTCATTTTTAAATACCATTCTTCCTTTTGCTCCAATTGGTTCAGGTCGATGGGATGAATCTCGTATGGAAGTCCTATTTCTTCCAGCATTATGGAAACTTTTCGTCCATTCGGCGTGGAAGCCGTATATAGATCGATCAATGGCATTCTCCTTTATATTGCATTAGACTCGATTCGGAGTCGGTCAATCGGTAAAAGGCGACTCCTCCTTCACTCGTTTCGGACCCGCGTTTTCAAACTAGATACCTATCAGAACCGAATAAACTATGTGTCCGGAGAGCGCAAGCATCACGGCGATTCCTAGATCGTAAGCCAGATGTCGTCAAGGTTGTCTTTGCTTTAGGTACGCGATTGAATGCGCAATTCTGGAAAAAACGAAGAGAGATGCGTAGATGGCGCTGCCTTTTTTTGATTCTTTTAACGAAAACAATTAAACGTTTTCGGACAGTTGTCCTTGTTGCTTTGCCTTTTCTTTCCGTAACCGTTTTCGGATTTCCTTACCTCGCTTCTGATTTTCCTCTAAAACTTTCGCTATAGTTTCAACGGGAAACACCGTGCCTTGGAACATTCTGGCGAAGACTTTCTCGGGCATATCATACCAACGAGCTTTGGAAGAAAGTAGAAGTTCGCCGGTTTTCTTAAGATGTACCGTTCCTTTCGTGTATAGCCTTCTTCTACGAACCATCGTAACCCAACAGCGGACTTCTATCTCCGCGCCTAACGGACAGGCTTTAAGATATCGCATGTACAATTGATCGGTCATTACGAAATGACCTAGATGAAAGCAAAGAACTCCTTGCGCTTCGTCCATTAGCGTCGCGAGTGCGCCTCCGTGCGTATAACCCGGCGCGCCTTCGAATCCTTTTTCCATAACGAAACTGAATCGGACTTCGCCGGTCGATTCGTGGAAAGGAAAACTCGCATGCAAACCTTTCGGGTTTTCGGGACCGCAACCGAAACAGTTTTTATGATGCCAATCTTGGCCGTTTTGACTGGCTTTGATTTGTCGATAGAGTTGGTCTTCTAACATGAAAGGGGCTCCGTTTTGCGGAAAGCGCGGATTGATACCATGGAAAAACGAGTCCGAACATGGACAAGGAGTAAATCGCTTCCGTTTAAATCATGCAACCTAACGAACAGTGATAAGTCTTATTAAAACGTCGGATCGAAAATATCGCCGGAACGGTTTCGACGCCAAACGATTTGCATGTTCTTCCTCGTTGCGAATGATAATCCCTTGACCTAGCGCTTTGCTCTTCTATTCTACGTAGCGTCCTACTTGGAGTTTGAAATGAAAGCCGCAGTCTTAGAATCCGGAAAAAGATCCTTAGAAATCAAGGAAGTTTCAGTTCCGCCGATGGAACCTACGCTCGTCAAAGTGAAAATCAGAGCTTGCGGGATCTGCGGTTCGGATATACATTTGGTCCTACATGGAACGTTAAAGTGCAGTCACTATCCCCAAATTCCGGGACATGAAGCCTCCGGTGTCGTGGAAGAAGTCGGAGAGAGCGTTACTAAATTCAAAAAAGGTGATAGAGTTGTGATCGCCGCCGGTACGAGTTGCGGACAATGCGCTCATTGTCTGAACGGTCGCGAGAATCTCTGCAGGAATCTAGGCGTTTTCGGTTTCGATCGGGCCGGAAGCTTTGCGGAATACAACGTCGTGGAAGAAAGATATCTTTATCATTTGCCCGATGCGATTCCGTTCGAGCAAGGAGCGATTCTTGCCGACGCGGTCTCCACTCCGTACAATGCCATAAAGTTTCGCGGTCAGATCAAGGACGGAGATACCGTTGCCATTTTCGGTTGCGGG
This region includes:
- a CDS encoding PaaI family thioesterase produces the protein MLEDQLYRQIKASQNGQDWHHKNCFGCGPENPKGLHASFPFHESTGEVRFSFVMEKGFEGAPGYTHGGALATLMDEAQGVLCFHLGHFVMTDQLYMRYLKACPLGAEIEVRCWVTMVRRRRLYTKGTVHLKKTGELLLSSKARWYDMPEKVFARMFQGTVFPVETIAKVLEENQKRGKEIRKRLRKEKAKQQGQLSENV
- a CDS encoding glutathione S-transferase family protein, producing the protein MIDLYTASTPNGRKVSIMLEEIGLPYEIHPIDLNQLEQKEEWYLKMNPNGRIPTIVDRDNGDFVVFESGAILIYLAEKTGKFLSKDPKERSVAIQWLMFQMGGIGPMQGQANFFLRSAPEKIPFAIQRYQNETKRLYAVLERRLHESEFLAGTEISIADIATWPWVAGHSWAEISIDEFPKIKDWLEKLGARPGFVKGKDIPVKK
- a CDS encoding zinc-binding dehydrogenase; translated protein: MKAAVLESGKRSLEIKEVSVPPMEPTLVKVKIRACGICGSDIHLVLHGTLKCSHYPQIPGHEASGVVEEVGESVTKFKKGDRVVIAAGTSCGQCAHCLNGRENLCRNLGVFGFDRAGSFAEYNVVEERYLYHLPDAIPFEQGAILADAVSTPYNAIKFRGQIKDGDTVAIFGCGGLGIHAVAIARALTGGNVIALDVDQGALNNALAYGANEAINLREVKNAGKTLKEITKGVDLLADFSGRYSNIQESLRAMNSGGRMVLVGIGRDPLTFAIPFSIIEKQITIAGSYGSDRRAIPELIDLYTQGKLNLTKSITDVRKLDDINEGLRDLEDRKGNPIRFIISP